A genomic region of Thermotoga sp. Ku-13t contains the following coding sequences:
- a CDS encoding MarR family transcriptional regulator, whose protein sequence is MNESSILKKFFMVQRLQFQILHKELEKHGIHPGQPPMLMIVANHEGITQNRIAEELNVKPATVAIMLRRMERAGLIRREQDEKDRRLQRVYLTEKGKLYCDFLKQHSQSMETVITKGFTDPEKKQLESFLSRIITNLENHLRGEVND, encoded by the coding sequence ATGAATGAAAGCAGTATTTTGAAAAAGTTCTTCATGGTCCAGAGGCTCCAGTTCCAGATCCTCCACAAAGAATTGGAAAAGCACGGTATCCACCCGGGTCAACCTCCCATGCTCATGATCGTCGCGAATCATGAAGGCATAACGCAGAACAGAATCGCCGAGGAACTGAACGTGAAACCTGCCACGGTCGCGATCATGCTGAGAAGAATGGAAAGAGCAGGTTTGATACGCAGAGAACAGGATGAAAAGGACAGAAGACTTCAGAGGGTTTATCTGACAGAGAAAGGCAAACTGTACTGCGATTTTCTGAAGCAGCATTCGCAGAGTATGGAAACCGTAATCACGAAAGGTTTCACCGATCCAGAGAAAAAACAGCTGGAAAGTTTTCTCAGCAGGATCATTACAAACCTTGAGAACCACTTGAGAGGTGAAGTGAATGATTGA